A section of the Cryomorphaceae bacterium genome encodes:
- a CDS encoding DUF393 domain-containing protein, with translation MSNTPEHPILFYDGLCGLCNRSVQWVLKYDKKEVFRFATLQGKIAEEHLTTAQRQNLNSVVVFEAGTSHEKSAAFFNIVRHLRGWPRIFQIFSWLPRSFANVIYDWVARNRYRWFGKLDACPMPDPEVRERFLDDY, from the coding sequence ATGAGCAACACTCCTGAACATCCTATTCTCTTTTACGACGGTCTTTGCGGTTTATGCAATCGCTCGGTGCAATGGGTGTTGAAGTACGACAAAAAGGAGGTCTTTCGCTTTGCGACTTTGCAGGGTAAAATTGCCGAAGAGCACCTCACTACTGCACAACGGCAAAACCTGAATTCTGTGGTGGTATTTGAAGCGGGAACCAGCCACGAAAAATCAGCAGCGTTTTTCAATATCGTTCGTCATTTGCGGGGATGGCCGCGTATTTTTCAGATATTCAGTTGGCTGCCCCGGTCATTTGCCAATGTTATCTACGATTGGGTTGCGCGCAACCGCTATCGCTGGTTCGGAAAACTGGACGCTTGTCCCATGCCCGATCCGGAAGTGAGAGAGCGTTTTCTGGACGACTATTGA